The Elaeis guineensis isolate ETL-2024a chromosome 5, EG11, whole genome shotgun sequence DNA segment TCTATTCTGTCATCGGAGCCATCGCCGATGCCCGCCACTTGCTGGATCATGCTCGAGAGTTCGATGCAGTTTCTTACAATTCGATGATCAGCGGCTATGTGAGAATTGGTGATCTGGGAACCGCAAGAAGGCTGTTTGATGAAACACCTGCAAGAAATGTGGTGACTTGGAGTGCGATGATCTCCGGTTACGCCCAAGGTGGGCATTCGAAGGAGGCGTTGGGGCTTTTTTCGCGGATGCAATCTGAAGCGTTTAAGCCTAATGACACGACTCTGGTTAGCGTGCTCGCTGCTTGTGCCCATTTAGGGGCATTGGAGCAGGGGAAGTGGGTCCACGGATATTTGAGGAGCAACGGGATTAAGATTAGTGTGTTCCTGGGTACTTCTTTGATTGATATGTATGCAAAGTGTGGGGAGGTGGAGTTGGGTTTGGAGGTGTTCAATGGGATGCAGGAGAAGAATTTGTTGGCTTGGACTACGATTATCAAAGGTCTTGCGATGCATGGTCGGGGTATGGAGGCGTTGAAACTCTTCTCAGAGATGGAGAAGTGTGGTGTTGTGCCTGATGATATTGCATTCATAGGTGCGCTCTGCGCTTGCACGCATGCAGGACTGGTTAATGAAGGCCGCAAAATCTTTGATTCGATGAGCAGGCACTATGGTATAAGGCCAAAGCTTGAGCATTATGGGTGCATGGTGGACCTCTTGGCACGGAGCGGGCTACTCCATGAAGCAAGACAATTGGTGGAGAGTATGCCCATGGAGCCTGATGCTCTAATCTGGGGAGCTCTGATGGCAGGGTGTAGGTTTCATAAAAATGTGGAACTGGCAGAGCATGTTGTAAAGCACTTGATTCAATTAGAGCCGGATCGTAGTGGGGTTTATGTTCTCTTAGCTAACATATATGCTGCTTCAGGGAGGCATGATGATGCTAGGAAGACGAGGTTCTTGATGAAGACGAAGGGAATACCGAAAACCCCAGGATGTAGTTTAATTGAGATTGGAGGAACAGTTCACCAGTTCTTGGTAAGCGATACAACTCATCCCCAGATTAAAGATATCTTGATGAAGTGGGAAGAGATTGAGAATCGGATAAGACTGGAGGGATATAGCCCGGACAAGAAAGAAGTACTGCTTGACATAGATGAAGAGGACAAGGAAGATGCACTTGCTCGTCATAGTGAGAAGTTGGCAATTGCCTTTGGGTTGATTAGCACAAGGGATGGGATGGCCATTCGTGTGGTAAAGAACCTTAGGGTGTGTGGCGATTGCCATCATGTCATTAAACTAATAACCAAACTTTATGATAGAGAAATAGTTGTTAGAGATCGAACTCGTTTCCATCTTTTCAGAGGCGGTAGTTGCTCTTGTAAAGATTATTGGTGAAGGTAACAGTTGCCTTGCGAACAGTATAGAGACTCCACATTTGTTCCTTCCAACTCTGTTTATTGAGATTGTCTTTCTTTAGTTGAAGAGGTATCGAGAGagattctgttttttttttttttgcccctttATGATAATGGAATGTCACACATGAGACAGGAAAAAATAGTTCCAATGCCTCTCTTCATTTCCTGGTGAAGGTGCAGAAAGGGTGGGACTACTGCTCAAAGAAAAGCAATTGAATATGACTCAAGTGTAAGGTCGAAATCATGAAGATGCACAGTGCTCAACTGGTAACTTATCAGATTCCAAGACAAAAGAAAGATGGAAGATGCTGTGTTGCCAGCCAGCTTGGGAGCGTATTTCTCTATTAGAAAAGATCATGCAGCTTGAGATATATGAACTTGTCTTTGGCAAGATGTTCTCAGTAATGTGCATGCAGACCTTGTATGGCAAATGAGCTTGCATGAGAAAAGGTTGATGGTTATAAAATTGTTACAGCAATTAGATGGAAAAAGGAATTCCATCTCTATCTCTAAAGACTTGTGAAAGTTCACGGTTCTTATATTATGCTATCAATCAGGGATCAATTAGTCCCTTGATCTCTGCACTGAGACGAGGCACCTTGCCTACCTTTCCCATTGATGAGATTTAGTCCAATACATTTTATCGTATTACCTTCATGTGAACAATTAGGAGTGGCTCATAATTATATTTCCAAAATATAATTCAGAAACTCCTGAGGAAGTCATCTTCCCAACAAATATCCATGAGTCTGCAGTTACCCACCACAAAAGATTAGGAAAACATCCAATATCTAAGAATGAGTTCTCAGTCATAAACACTTACAGTAATGCAATAATAGCATTCACCTTAGACATCAAAAGCCTTGGATGCCCTGACCTTTGTACTAACTAATCCAAAAGCAGTCGTCTTCTCGCTGTAATAAGCAACCACATTTTGCTTCTAGTTGTCTATGTCAAACAATAATTCATAATGTACTTTGATACTTAACCGAAAACAACTGGATATATGCCCAAGCTCTTGTATTCATATCCTCAGAACCTCCACTAACTGAATAATGAAATGGTACAGGTCATAAGAAGTTATTGTTTGTCCCAATTATGTAAAGAGCCGGCATTACAAGAATTTAGCATCAGCCTTTCAATGGTCCAGCTTCCATGTAGCCATGTGAACTTTTGATGGTAAAGACCTGTACAAGGATCTATTGTTTCATCATTAACACCAGAAAGCTCAACATCAAGGTATCatttgtagaaatgagatgcatttCCATCATTCTTTTAAAGCATTTGATCTGAAAATGTACAGCATTTAATGGGCATTAGCATAGAATTTTTAGCACATcgtagttttactaaattgaattcCGTACTCTATAGAATACAATCCCTTTCAGAGCTACAGAATGCAGATTTCTATCAATAAAAGGAAGCTTAActatcaaaacttgatttttgttca contains these protein-coding regions:
- the LOC105045439 gene encoding pentatricopeptide repeat-containing protein At5g66520 — translated: MSLHFPALVSRCTHPRQLHQIQAHLTAAGLLLSSVFLHNALIRAHARTPSPHASLPLYAQLLRSGLLPDTHTFPFLLKACSLIPARPQGLSAHAHSLKLGLDSHLFVNNALIHFYSVIGAIADARHLLDHAREFDAVSYNSMISGYVRIGDLGTARRLFDETPARNVVTWSAMISGYAQGGHSKEALGLFSRMQSEAFKPNDTTLVSVLAACAHLGALEQGKWVHGYLRSNGIKISVFLGTSLIDMYAKCGEVELGLEVFNGMQEKNLLAWTTIIKGLAMHGRGMEALKLFSEMEKCGVVPDDIAFIGALCACTHAGLVNEGRKIFDSMSRHYGIRPKLEHYGCMVDLLARSGLLHEARQLVESMPMEPDALIWGALMAGCRFHKNVELAEHVVKHLIQLEPDRSGVYVLLANIYAASGRHDDARKTRFLMKTKGIPKTPGCSLIEIGGTVHQFLVSDTTHPQIKDILMKWEEIENRIRLEGYSPDKKEVLLDIDEEDKEDALARHSEKLAIAFGLISTRDGMAIRVVKNLRVCGDCHHVIKLITKLYDREIVVRDRTRFHLFRGGSCSCKDYW